A genomic stretch from Pieris brassicae chromosome 9, ilPieBrab1.1, whole genome shotgun sequence includes:
- the LOC123714374 gene encoding probable peroxisomal acyl-coenzyme A oxidase 1 → MTSIEVNPDLQKERSTCTFNIEELTNLLDTGVEHTAKRRALEDKIFNLKELKDVVPEEFLSHKDKYENAIRKAVILHTILQSNGSIKNISDNLDKSNFRSTSHSIFKDGSPFLLHFSMFVPTIVGQGDDEQKNYWLEKALKMEIIGTYAQTELGHGTFIRGLETEATYDENTEEFIINSPTPTSYKWWPGGLGHSSNYCIVMAQLKIKGKSHGMKPFVVQIRDEETHMPMPGVKVGEIGAKLAFNTVNNGFLGFDNVRIPRRHMLMRFSQVLKDGTFKSSSNPKLAYGTMVMVRVTIVNTACTLLSKAATIAIRYSAVRHQSQLKPNKPEPQILDYVTQQHKLFISIATSHAYMFCSYWLWDLFTNYRNEQNDGNFGRLPELHALTCVLKVISSKDCTALVERCRLSCGGHGFMLSSNLPQLYGLSTAACTYEGENTVLLLQTARALVKAWDQASQGIALNPTMAYLADRTPAGPWNSSLDGIIKAFQKVSVGKLSSSVSSFHEYAKSGLSMEDAWNKASVQLIGAAEAYGRAVVLSVYKAEVERYSKIVSSSLQTVLSDLLEMYIIYMALETTGDLLLYTQLSEKEVKALQRRYEDLLEKIRPNAVGLVDAFDYRDEVLHSTLGSYDGFAYEHLMEEAMKSPLNGEPVNQSFHKYVKPLMKGKI, encoded by the exons ATGACGTCGATAGAGGTTAACCCCGATTTACAGAAAGAAAGATCAACTTGTACATTCAATATAGAAGAACTTACTAATTTATTGGATACAGGAGTGGAACACACGGCGAAAAGACGGGCTTTAG aggacaaaatattcaacttaaaggaattgaaaGACGTCGTTCCTGAAGAATTCTTAAGTCACAAAGACAAATATGAGAACGCGATACGCAAGGCAGTTATACTGCATACCATTTTGCAGAGCAAtggttctataaaaaacatttcagaCAATCTTGAcaa ATCGAACTTTCGAAGCACTTCacattcgatttttaaagatgGCTCGCCCTTTCTCTTACATTTTTCTATGTTCGTGCCTACAATTGTGGGGCAGGGTGATGACGAGCAGAAGAATTACTGGTTGGAAAAGGCTTTAAAAATGGAAATCATCGGTACATATGCTCAG ACAGAACTTGGGCATGGGACTTTTATTAGGGGCTTGGAGACCGAAGCAACGTATGATGAGAATACagaagaatttattattaatagtccTACTCCTACGTCATATAAATGGTGGCCTGGTGGAT TGGGACACTCGAGTAACTATTGTATAGTGATGGCACAACTGAAAATAAAGGGAAAATCACACGGAATGAAGCCATTTGTAGTACAGATACGCGATGAAGAGACACATATGCCCATGCCGGGGGTGAAAGTTGGTGAAATTGGGGCAAAATTAGCGTTTAACACTGTTAACAATGGTTTCCTTGGCTTTGATAATGTTAGGATTCCCAGGCGACACATGCTAATGAGATTTTCTCAAGTATTGAAG GATGGGACATTTAAATCGTCATCTAATCCAAAACTCGCGTATGGAACAATGGTAATGGTACGTGTAACCATAGTTAATACTGCGTGTACCCTGTTGTCAAAAGCTGCAACTATCGCTATACGATATTCCGCTGTGAGACACCAGTCACAGCTCAAACCCAA taaacCAGAACCACAGATTCTAGATTACGTAACCCAGCAACATAAACTGTTCATCAGTATTGCAACAAGCCACGCCTACATGTTCTGCTCCTACTGGTTATGGGACCTGTTCACAAACTATCGCAACGAACAAAATGATGGCAACTTTGGAAGATTGCCTGAG CTCCACGCTCTAACGTGTGTCCTAAAGGTAATTAGTTCCAAGGACTGCACAGCTCTTGTTGAGAGATGTCGATTGTCATGTGGTGGTCACGGGTTCATGCTCTCATCAAACCTGCCACAGTTGTATGGTTTGTCCACGGCTGCGTGCACCTATGAAGGCGAAAATACTGTGTTACTTCTGCAAACCGCCAG AGCATTAGTCAAAGCGTGGGACCAAGCATCGCAAGGAATTGCTCTTAATCCAACCATGGCGTATCTGGCAGACAGGACTCCAGCTGGGCCATGGAACAGTAGCTTAGATGGTATTATTAAAGCATTCCAGAAAGTTTCCGTTGG GAAATTATCATCGAGTGTGTCAAGTTTCCACGAATATGCAAAAAGCGGCTTGTCTATGGAAGATGCATGGAATAAAGCCTCCGTCCAATTGATTGGCGCTGCTGAG GCTTACGGTCGTGCAGTCGTACTATCAGTATACAAAGCAGAGGTTGAAAGATATTCGAAGATTGTGTCATCGTCGCTGCAAACTGTTCTTTCCGATCTCTTGGAAATGTACATCATTTATATGGCGTTGGAGACGACGGGAGATTTACTTctg TACACTCAGCTATCGGAGAAAGAAGTAAAGGCTCTTCAAAGAAGATATGAAGACTTACTGGAGAAGATCCGCCCAAATGCCGTCGGATTGGTTGACGCATTCGACTACAGAGATGAA gtACTACATTCAACTCTCGGCTCATATGACGGCTTTGCCTACGAGCATTTGATGGAAGAAGCAATGAAGAGTCCACTTAACGGTGAACCTGTGAATCAAAGTTTCCATAAATATGTGAAACCATTGATGAAAGGAAAGATATAG